A genomic window from Aethina tumida isolate Nest 87 chromosome 4, icAetTumi1.1, whole genome shotgun sequence includes:
- the LOC109604641 gene encoding flexible cuticle protein 12-like, with amino-acid sequence MRVIIAVATLIAVSVAAPQGGPDKDAVVTRYESDNIGVDGYNYAYETSNGISGQEQGTLNNAGSENEAIAVRGSYSFTGPDGVTYTITYVADENGFQPEGAHLPKSR; translated from the exons ATGAGAGTG ATAATTGCAGTTGCAACTTTGATAGCTGTATCAGTTGCTGCTCCTCAGGGAGGACCAGACAAAGATGCGGTCGTAACAAGATACGAAAGTGATAATATTGGTGTCGATGGATATAACTATGc TTACGAAACCAGCAATGGTATATCCGGACAGGAACAAGGAACGTTGAACAACGCGGGCAGCGAAAACGAAGCCATAGCAGTAAGGGGGTCGTACTCGTTCACAGGACCTGACGGTGTCACTTACACGATTACGTATGTGGCAGACGAGAATGGTTTCCAACCGGAAGGGGCTCATTTGCCTAAATctcgttaa
- the LOC109604644 gene encoding endocuticle structural glycoprotein ABD-5-like, which produces MKCISILISVFCLYEYSKCAPLEPINKILVQKFENNIDNYKFQYYIDDGQQREESGVLQNAGSDNENLEVQGVFSYNLDDGRLYKVIYTAGADGFRPKIEIGFPPAGAPIPSSAIATLTGGIG; this is translated from the exons ATGAAGTGCATCAGTATTCTGATCAGCGTGTTTTGTCTctatgaatattcaaaatgcGCACCTTTAgaaccaattaataaaattttggttcagaaatttgaaaacaatatagataattacaaattcca gtaTTACATTGATGATGGACAACAAAGAGAAGAAAGTGGAGTGCTTCAAAATGCGGGATCGGACAACGAAAATCTTGAAGTTCAAGGCGTGTTTTCTTACAATCTCGATGATGGAAG GTTGTATAAAGTAATCTACACGGCAGGAGCAGATGGGTTTAGACCGAAAATTGAAATCGGATTTCCACCTGCTGGAGCTCCAATTCCATCATCTGCAATAGCAACTCTCACTGGGGGTAttggataa
- the LOC126265330 gene encoding uncharacterized protein LOC126265330, translating into MKCICFLISVFCLYGYVKSASLEPVNKILAQEFESNVNNYKFSYYTDDGQRREESAVLHKSGPDVENLEVQGVFSYNLDDGRVNIVTYTSGVNGFRPKIDINGRHTGSINFGVPRTTERQPGQITSAVFAQPSFGFGQSAKSGMIESDLPSISSEEPIISEISTALYKTLGK; encoded by the exons ATGAAGTGCATCTGTTTTCTGATAAGTGTGTTTTGTTTGTATGGATATGTAAAATCCGCATCTTTAGAaccagttaataaaatattagctCAGGAATTTGAAagcaatgtaaataattacaaatttag CTATTACACTGACGATGGACAACGAAGAGAAGAAAGTGCTGTGCTCCATAAATCGGGACCAGACGTCGAAAATCTTGAAGTTCAAGGCGTGTTTTCATACAATCTCGATGATGGAAg GGTTAATATAGTAACATATACGTCGGGAGTGAATGGATTTAGACCAAAAATTGACATAAATGGAAGGCACACAGGTTCAATTAACTTTGGAGTACCAAGAACGACTGAAAGGCAACCAGGTCAAATAACCTCAGCAGTCTTTGCACAACCCTCATTTGGCTTTGGACAATCAGCTAAAAGTGGAATGATTGAATCAGATTTACCCTCAATTAGCTCTGAAGAACCAATTATAAGTGAGATCAGTACCGCTCTGTACAAAACTCTTGGCAAATGA